In one window of Juglans regia cultivar Chandler chromosome 3, Walnut 2.0, whole genome shotgun sequence DNA:
- the LOC109004555 gene encoding U-box domain-containing protein 4-like has protein sequence MVSVGDSHSSSNRFPLTRNIYAPDPLKIHRHTGRSMRTIRSNVFQRNEDDSCSFVVERSTCVSENLNLTDSGIDMRLSELALRKGKSAKSTSSSEEEIREFLDLSQAFSDLSVCSSDISGELQRLATLPTSSSDKDNNGEANAAEVEPCLGFLQRESFSTEIIESISPEDLQPTVKICVDGLKSPSIAVKRSAAAKLRLLAKNRADNRALIGESGAVPALIPLLRCSSDPSTQEHAVTALLNLSLHEGNKALITNAGAVKSLVYVLKTGTETSKQNAACALLSLALVEDNKSSIGACGAIPPLVSLLLNGSSRGKKDALTTLYKLCSIRPNKERAVIAGAVKPLVALVAEQGTGMAEKAMVVLSSLAGIEEGRQAIVEEGGIAVLVEAIEDGSLKGKEFAVVTLLQLCADSVRNRGLLVREGAIPPLVALSQTGSVRAKHKAETLLGYLREPRQEATSSSP, from the coding sequence ATGGTTTCTGTCGGAGATTCTCATTCCAGCTCCAACCGTTTCCCTCTCACCCGAAACATTTATGCTCCTGATCCACTCAAAATTCACCGACACACCGGCCGCTCCATGCGCACGATACGGTCCAATGTGTTCCAAAGAAACGAAGATGACAGTTGCTCGTTTGTCGTTGAGAGATCCACATGCGTGTCCGAGAACCTCAACCTAACGGACTCGGGCATCGACATGAGGCTCAGCGAGCTCGCTCTGCGGAAAGGCAAGTCAGCAAAGTCCACGTCGTCCTCGGAGGAGGAGATAAGGGAGTTTCTGGATCTCTCTCAGGCATTCAGCGACTTGTCGGTGTGCAGCAGCGATATCTCGGGAGAGTTACAGAGGCTAGCGACGTTGCCCACGTCGTCCTCCGACAAGGACAACAACGGTGAGGCTAACGCGGCGGAGGTCGAGCCTTGTTTGGGGTTTCTACAGAGGGAGAGCTTCTCGACAGAAATAATCGAGAGCATTTCACCGGAGGATCTTCAACCAACCGTGAAGATCTGCGTCGACGGGCTTAAATCTCCGTCGATCGCAGTTAAGCGGTCTGCGGCGGCCAAGTTAAGGCTCTTAGCGAAAAACCGGGCCGATAACAGGGCTTTAATCGGCGAGTCCGGTGCGGTTCCTGCTCTGATTCCGCTACTCCGGTGCAGCAGCGACCCGTCGACTCAGGAACATGCCGTCACGGCGCTTCTCAACTTGTCCCTTCACGAAGGCAACAAGGCGTTGATAACAAACGCCGGTGCGGTCAAGTCCCTTGTCTACGTGCTCAAGACCGGGACCGAGACATCGAAGCAGAACGCAGCGTGCGCCCTGCTGAGCTTGGCTTTGGTGGAGGATAACAAGAGTTCCATCGGGGCCTGCGGGGCGATTCCACCCCTGGTCTCGTTGCTGCTGAACGGGTCGAGTAGGGGGAAGAAGGACGCATTAACGACGTTGTACAAACTCTGCTCGATTAGGCCGAACAAGGAGAGGGCCGTGATCGCGGGGGCCGTCAAGCCGTTGGTGGCGCTGGTGGCGGAGCAGGGCACGGGGATGGCTGAAAAGGCGATGGTGGTGCTGAGTAGCCTGGCGGGAATCGAGGAGGGAAGGCAGGCCATAGTCGAGGAGGGCGGGATTGCGGTGCTTGTGGAGGCGATTGAGGATGGATCGTTGAAAGGGAAGGAGTTCGCGGTGGTGACGCTGCTACAGCTGTGTGCGGACAGCGTGAGGAATAGAGGGTTGCTGGTGAGGGAGGGGGCTATTCCTCCTCTGGTGGCGCTTTCTCAGACGGGGAGTGTTAGGGCCAAGCACAAG